In the Hyla sarda isolate aHylSar1 chromosome 9, aHylSar1.hap1, whole genome shotgun sequence genome, gtatatatcatctgctcagctcctcctgctctataacatgatccctgcagattgtactgtattgtatatatcatcttcgcagctcctcctgctctataacatgatacctgcagattgtactgtattatatatatatatcatctgttcagctcctcctgctctataacatgatacctgcagattgtactgtattgtatatatcatctgctcagctcctcctgttctataacatgatacctgtagattgaCCTGTATTggatatatcatctgctcagctcctcctgctctataacaggatccctgcagattgtactgtattgtatatatcatcttcgcagctcctcctgctctataacatgatacctgcagattgtactatattgtatatatcatctactcagctcctcctgctctataacatgatacctgcagactgtactgtattgtatatatcatctactcagctcctcctgctctataacatgatacctgcagatagtactgtattgtatatatatcatctgctcagctccttctgctctataacatgatacctgcagattgtactgtattgtatatatcctcttctcagctcctcctgctctataacatgatacctgcagattgtactgtattgtatatatcatctgctcagctcctccttctctataacctgatacctgcagattgtactgtattgtatatatcatctgctcagctcctcctgctctataacatgatccctgcagattgtactgtattgtatatatcatcttcgcagctcctcctgctctataacatgatacctgcagattgtactgtattgtatatatcatcttctcagctcctcctgctctataacatgatacctgcagattgtactgtattgtatatatcatctgctcatctcctcctgctctataacatgatacctgcagattgtactgtattgtatatatcatcttctcagctcctcctgctctataatatgatacctgcagattgtactgtattgtatatatcatctgctcatctcctcctgctctataacatgatacctgcagattgtactgtattgtatatatatcatctgctcagctcctcctgctctataacatgatacctgcagattgtactgtattgtatgtatcatctgctcagctcctcctgctctataatatgatacctgcagattatactgtattgtatgtatcagcGCCTCTTACTCTGTAACATGCTTCCTGCCAATGGGACTGTATTTCcaaggtgacaggttccctttactgTTTTGTAACTGTACTAAGGAAAAGTGGATGTATTTGCCCATGACTATTGTTGATGTCACTGGAAATGGCCTAGTGCTCCACTTTTCCATTTCTCCACTTTTAATACATCTCCCCAGTTACTGATCATGACGTGATGTCAAATCCTAGAAAATGTCGCTAGGATATGTCTTCGCTTCATCATCAGTGAAtgaggagatgtatcaaaacttcATGACATCATCAGAAAATAACACAATATTCCAATACTAATATTCTAATACTAACAGGCATTGTTCACATTTGTGTCAGGAGTTTCTCTTGGCCTTTTTGATATTGATGGTGCAGTCTACATTGCtgtcaaaaatacaaaaatactgcAACCAGTAGAATCGTCATGACCCTGAAAAGACAGGATGTCATGGCATTGGCCCAAACAGGAAAAAGTTCTTGACTTTGTCCTATTTACTTCTGCAATGATGTTTCTGACTTTTTAGTTGTGttgctttatttttttgtagggcttTTAACTTATATAGAAACACACATTGACCCAATGAACGATTCCAAAAATGTATCCAATACTGGAGAAAGCAGAGTCGAAGAAAGTGCGCCCTCAATTCAACGTGACGTATCTGGCAGTAATGGAAGCCCTTTGACCTTTGGTAAGAAATGTAAGACCTGGAGCACGTTCTGCGTTCCTCAAGACAAGTTCACTGTAGATCCTTTAGAGAGTCTTCATGTTCCTGATGCCTTAAATATTAAGGTAGATTTCAAAATGGAACCTATTGAAGGTATATGTAAAAGAGAAGGACTAGAAGAAACTTCAAGCACACATCAAGAGGATAGCCAAAGAGAAGCCTCCAAGTCACTCAATACACTCCATGCAGACGTGAGACCTTGTATCATTGGTGAAGGACAACAACACAAAGAGGTGGCCAGTGACCAAAGCCAATTGGAACCCAAAGAGCACGTGTCAGATTCCAGAGCTGTCGGCGGTCCGTGTCGACATCAACACCAAGAGCTGTCGAGAAAGAACAAGACCGGCAAACCTAAAGAGAGAAGCTCCGTGTCACATGAAAAACTAGCCAGAGAAAAGCTTTGGAAATACCATAAGAATTGTTGCAGTGAGTTTGAGCCATGCCAGACGGCATCCAACGTCCTAAGACGGCTTAAAACGCCGGAAAAGGGGGAGCAGAAAACCACGGAAGTAACTCAAGAGCCGCCATCCGATGAAGACCTCCTCCAAGGTAATGGCCGAATTACAGTCAATCTTTTTGTCAAAATCTCACAGAGGAAATCGAGCAAGAAAACAGAAAGGAATCCGTGGAGATAGTAGAGCCTTCTAAGGGTAATGTTACTTTTCAGAAACATTTGTGTGGATCGTTTGCTAAGGTTCTGGTCacatttgcattaaaggggtactccacccctagacatcttatcctctatccaaaggataaggaataagatgtctgatcgagggggtacCGCCggtggggaccctcgcaatctccctgttgcacccggcgttcgtttagagcttggggtgcagcgccggaggctcgtgacgtcacaaccacgccccgcTTGTTACGTCACAGCCtcaccccctcattgcaagtctatgggagggggcgtgacgccccctcccatagacttgcattgagggggcttggatGTGACTTCACGGGCAGGgcgcctatgctttggataggagatgagatgtctagtggcggagtacccctttaagacttagaTTTCTGATAGAGCAGTTTATGGATTATTTTGTATTATATTGAATTTAACAGGATCTCTTAGTTTTCCCTTTTTTTGGGGGTACTTTGTTCTAGGGAATAGTATCTCTGTTATATGATGTACAGTGGTTTATTATAGTGGCTCGAGGAGCGTCATGCCCTGCACACGGCTTTGCCCACATCACCATGTTACAGGTGGGGGAAACTGTGCATTTCTGGTAAAAAGACTCTTTAAGGACTCTTTTGAGGCAAAATCCGTACCAATTTGTCTGATTTATAAAAAACACATTCTGGATTTTTATTCACTGAGAAGAAGTATTATGTACCAAAAAACACAGCTGTACCCCCCTCACCCCTATCTGATATGTATTTTTGTTGGATTAATCTGGGGACACagaagactatgggggagatttatcaaaacctgtccagaggaaaagttgttgagttgctcatagcaaccaatcagatcgcttcttacatttttgaaaaggcctctgaaaaatgaaagggaGTAAGACAaaaatcctattttttttttccattggtgTGTTATTTTCCGTTCACACAGGAAGattttgctgcaaattttctgcagctgattttctgctttttattttctgcttcctattttatcattgacttacgggcagaaaataagcagctgaaaatctgcagaaaaattaGCAGGTGTAAATGGACTTGTATACTACGGTAACTTCTTGCAGATTCCTGCGTTTTTCCATTACCATAAGACGAATTTCAcaaatgtttaaaatgtttttaatgctGGATTTACACCCAACAGGTTTTCCCTTTTTGTTGTGAAATGTCATTGATGTTTTTCtgagcatttttctttttaaatagccAGATGTTTAATTTCTAtagcaaaatatttaaaaaaaaatccacatacaaggctttttttgggggggtctcGTCATGTTTTggttatgactttttttttctgatgttttcACATTGGCAACTTTATAGGACCTTAAAAATGCCAGTAAACAGGCGGCacaaggaaagaaagaaaaacaaaaccttcaatAACAAAAAATGGCATTGAAACCTCCTAAAATGCATGGTATCTATTTTATGGCTCAATCAAAGAGTTTATTGAGTAACAAAGAGAACAAGATATTCGACAGTCAGAGAATACGGGCGTACAGATATATCCAGTGCATTAAAGAAAATATCTCTATTTAgtatgcatttaaaggggtactccgctgctcagcgtttggaacaaactgttccgaacgctggagtcggcgccagggctgtcacgccccctcccatagacttgcattgagggggcggggtgtgatgtcatgagggggcggggctatgacgtcacaagctcccagccccgctccagcgtttggaacagagtacccctttaaacaggtgtGCGTAAAGGAGACCTAAACAGTCTTTTCCGTTCTAGATATATCTATTTGTTGTGCAACTTTCTAATATAAAGTTCTCTGTGTTTAAATTCCTTGCCGTTTTAAAAATCTGTCTTTACCGTCAGTCGATGGAAACCATTTTTATATGAAAATAAAAGCCCCCTTCATTGATTCAgatcatatacacacattttaCTTGCCTTTAttttatcttaatttttttctCCAGCAGAAACACCGTCTCTACCTCTTTTGCTCTCCGAACCACCTGAAAGTCAGATCCTGGCAAATCCAGCAATTTCTTCCAAGAAGATTTGTTCCAGTTTGCCCAATCTGGGTGTATATGGTGTCAATAATCCCTGTGTCAATTCTGCTAATTCACCATTAAGAGAACCAGTGGATGTTCAAGATAAAACCAGAAAAGAGAATATCTCAGAAGATCTATCCATGTGTAGCACagatcttccagtcattgacttACCAGCAGGGGACATGGAAAGCCAGGAAAGGCCATCAGAAGCTTCACCATCTAAGACAAATTTGCCCAAAGTCGATGTCCTATCTAAGGGTTTAATAAAAGCAAGAGGTGGATTAAATGATGAATCTAGTGCTCATGGGTCAATTGGACAGGAAATTTCACCTACGAATTCTGCAAGAAGAAGGACTAGCGTAGAACAAGGTTCTGGACCTTACAAACCAGATCTACAAGTCTCAAATGGTCAAGTGCAAGATCTCATAAGCCATAATAGTTATAGTCCGGTTCTTCCAGACATCAGTGCTGGAGGATTCTGTGACGGAACCATAAAAGAAGATGAGATGTCACAAGTATTACCACCTAGTGATCTAGAActgccagccattaacctccaaACAGAGGGTCCTTTAAGGAACGAAATCCATCACAAGATGTCACCTGGCGACCTTCATCTACCGATCATTGATGATTCATCAGGAGATAATACAATAAGACAGAATCCATTAGAACAAGAATTGCCTGTGAATCTTGATGATTCGGTCAGTGAGGTCCAGGTACAGAGTGTTGAAAAGTTCACTGACGTATCCCCAGGACTCCCAGATGTTCATACTCTTCATGAGGATTGGTTACCGAATAAAGTTGATCTTTTCACCACTCTAATaaatgaaagtgaccctaatgctaCTCTGCAGGGTGACCAAAGTTTACCAGCTATGGCTGAACCACCAGAAGATAAAATGTTGGCAGAATGCAAAACTTTTAAACTAGGAAAAAACAGAACTAACAGGAAGGTTAAATCTAAAAGTTGTCCTGTCCTATCTGAAATGCTTGATATCGAAGATCAATATAGAAACCCAAACTTTAAGAGAGAGATGCTAAAATCTTTGTGTGGTCATCCAGACACTAAGAACAAACCTGATGTCAGACACACACGAAACAACGACATGGTCCAACCCCATTCCACAACATGTGAAAACAGTCAAGAGGTTCTATCTGTACCAATGAAGACCATGAACAATGGCAGCCAAGAGTCCCCATTGTCTAATAAGGAACAGGAGCTCAGTGCTGGTGGTTTTTCTGACATGAACACTAGTATCGAAACCCAACTTGCACCTTCTGGTTCTTATTCAATTTCAACTCAAGATGGTGATGAGATTTCAGAATGGCCAAACACTGTGGACATGCTAAAACAGTCAAGTACCATAAGCTTGTCCTCAAAGTATGATATCCTGGATAGTTCTGCAGTTCCTCAATGTGAGGACATTGGTAATTCTACCATTCCGTATGATGGACACAACGTGAACTTTAGTATTTGTGGAATGGACAGCATCAGTGATACAAATGCTCTCCAACAAAATGACCATACAGATGAAGATGTCAAGTATAAGAACACCTTAAGTCCTAGGGAAAAATACACGAGTGAGAAGATTCTTCAGAATGGTAGAATACTGGAAGAGATATCTGTAAGAAATTCATTGTTACTATCAGAAGAACAGATGACAAATACTCAGAGACCTCCTCAAAGTGATATTCTAGATAGAGCAGAGATCAATGATCAAACCATGGATCCTACAGATCTAATACCGACATTAAGAGAAGGCGAAAGTGTTAAACTAGGAAAGACGAGAAATAACCAGAATGTGAAAACGAAAAGTTGTCCTGTTATTTCTACAATGCTCAATGTTCAAGATCAAGATAGAAACCCGAACAATAACAGAGAGTTACCTAAATCTACGTGTGGTCAGCCAGACACTAAGACCTGTTTGCCGTCAGAAGAACAGAAGACAGACGCTCAGAGACCTCCTCAAAGTGATATTCTAGATAGAGCAGAGATGACCGATCAAACATTGGATCATGTAGATCTAATACAGATGTCCGATTGTGATGAAATACTGACTGGTAGAAAGGAAGTTCAGGATCCATCAGCAGACGTTCATTGTCATCAGTTTTCTTTGGTCTTTAATGAACAAAAAGAAGATCCTGATGGTCATCATCCTCCAAATGAAGCGACAAAAGTCCAATCAGGTCAACTTAGTGTTCCCGAAAGTAAAGGCAAAACCATTGAAAACGAGGAGAATATTGAAAGTAAAGAGCGAATCATCAATAATATCAGGCACAATAATTCATTGACTGAATCCTATAATGGTAATCTAGATATGTCACATGTCAATCATATAGCTACAGATCAGTCAGATGATCAAAACAATGGCAAATCTACAGATATGTTTACATGTAGTCAACAAAAAGTGCAGAACAATTATCAAGAAGATGGCTCTGCCAGAGATGAAGATGGGATTAAGCAAGAACATAATTCTTATGATGTAGAAGACCAGAAAAAAACATCAACTCTTTGTTCAAACTTGTCAAGAAGTAAAGTTGTGAcaaaaaaattcagaaaaaataTTGGTGCCCAAAAACTAGAAGCAAATAAAACCTTCAAGACTGGTAACATCATTGCTCCACGCATTCAAGACATTGGTCAAGATTTTAAAGATTTTGTATCGATCAGACTTTTCCCAAGACCTTTCCAGTCTGTGTTTCCAGTATCTGCAAAGACCGGATGTATAGAGGAACGGCCTTCAGTCAACGGCGCAGAAATCATAAGCCCTCCACATATGTTGTCCGACACCTTAAGTCAAACAAAAGTCACATCTAATGACCCTGAGGAGAAGACGATGGCTGGTGCTATAGAATACCTCACCTACTTGTATGCCAGAGGTCAGAGACTAAACATATCCCAAGATTCCCTGGGATTTCCAGGCAGAGATGACAAAGCTGTAGATGATATTCGGGTCTTAGCAAATCTACAATTCTGTAAAGTGTCTGGAGGGTTAATAGCGGATGCTGAAATCCCAAAAACCATCCAAGAAGCAGCTGAAGACACTAATTCGACTTTTTCTGTACCAGATAACCCATATGTTCCTCCAAGTAAGGAAGAATTGAAAGCAGATGATGAACTAGCCGTCCTGAATATCATGTGCACCTTAAAGAAGAGTCTGGAACTTTCCCCCAATTATGACACGGACGGAACGGATACCTGATCATCTAAGGAGAAGGAATCCAAAATTCTCTAGAAatgtttaaattaaaaaaaaaaatttttgatgtCGAATAATAGTCTAtgctacttaaaggagtagtctacagAAAAGTATCTTCAGtccattgtgcccgggctgcaaaaattaaaataaaacgaattttaactccccttcctccaTTCCCTCGTTCCACCGCTATAACTGTTCAGTCCTCTGGTCCGGTCTTCTTCCGTCACACTGGGCTTAGCCTATCAATGGCAGCAGTGATGCcccgcctcagctggtgataggctaagCGCAGTGTGACGGTCTGTGCACAGGGGTATGAATGCTCAGGTGGGGTGAGAGTGCTTCATGCCCCCTCAGCTTCATATTCACGCCTTATTGAGAACGCCTATCCTGTCCTctttcccaacctcatattccgacaTGGCTGGCAAGCTTGACAGACAaaatcaccaggagatgcagagtggagcttgtgaagtaaggcagcggaagtcccatagactgtcatgggacttcagacaaaaCCAAATAAGGGTGGTTGAGGGTtgaattaactattctatatttttagttgacatataagtaacatgtgaccaagtttcatcgaaatatctacagccgtttggaagtgttgctggaacatacatatgtACATTGATTCACACCCCTAAAACCCAATTTACCCCTTttcttatattaaaggggtatcccagggaaacacttttttatttttttttatatcaactggctccagaaagttaaacagatttgtaaattacttctatgaaaaatcttaatgcttccaataattatcaactgctgaagttgagttgttgttttctgtctggcaacagtgctctctgctgacatctctgcttgtctctggaactgcacagagtagaagaggtttgctatggggatttgcttctactctggacagttcccgagacaggtgtcatcagagagcacttagacagaaaagaacagctcaacttcagcagctcaaaagtactgaaaggtttaagattttttaatagtaatttacaaatctgtttaactttctggaaccagttgatatatataaaaaagtttcttTCCTGGAATGTCCCTTTACGTTGCCGTCTGCCtgctattcaaaaaaaaaaaaaaaaaaaaagtgcagatagTCAACCAAATAGTAAAATCCTTCCCTGTGGGGAACGTATCGAAAAAGAGTCAAAACAGCCTTGGAATTTGGACACATGAGGCTACAAAATggtacattttagaaattttatttgtatttttttaaagcaatttttGCTATAAAAAGTGAATTAATCTTTTGTTGAGGTAGAGCCTGGTATATTTACACCCAGCATTCTGATAATAAGCATCACTTTGTATGGAATGAAGGTATAAAGAATGGCATGGATatatttatcaattttatttgttCTGCAAatgagctgttaaaggggtactccgcccctggcatcttatcccctataccctatcctttggataagatgtcagatcgccggggtcccgttgctggggaccccggggatcgctgctgcagcaccccgctatcattactgcacagagagagctctgtgcgtaatgatgggcgatacaggggccggagcagcgtggcgtcatggctccgcccctcatgacatcacggcccgtccccttaatgcaagtctatggccaggggcgtggcgaccgccacgcccacccccaaagacttgtattgacgggggctggccgtgatgtcaggaggggcagagccgtgacgtaacgatgctccggcccctgtatcgcccgtcattacgtgcagagcgatctcgctctgcgcagtaatgatagcggggtgctgcagcagcgatccccggggtccccagcaagggaaccccggcgatctgacatcttatcccctatcctttggataggggataagatgtctaggggcggagtacccctttaaattgcggAAAAATCCTTCACATGTGCGGTACAACATTTGAGAGATGTATAATAGgctagtgtttccccaaccagagtgcctccagctgttgcaaaactacaactctcacagttgtacagctgtccgggcatgctgggagttgtagttttgcatcatctagaggtccacagtttggaaaccaataTGGGGCACCTTAAAACATTAAGCTAGAGAACAAGAATATTCTATTTGGAGATTATATGTCCTACATTATGGTACCTTTAATCTTtactcattcacactatggataTATTCCGGGCAGAGATGTCATCTGGAATGGGCACAGGCACAACAAGCCAGTCctgggaccactcggaaatgcacctTCTTAataaacggcaatgcatttctgagcggattccttcaaaagaatgaacatgtctggGATCCATGTCCGGCATTAGCGGTGAATCCTGGCTAGCTGCTGGCAGCCATTACTCACCAGCTTTAAAGAGAGATCAGCTCCCGAACtcaccttaaagggtaactctcattaaaaatttttttactattgcactccttatggtaaataaaaaatatttctaatatactttgtttaaaaaaaaatgaagttttctatcttttatttgtgcttatacatttccccccatcttatacacagacttaggatcgaggtccaaacacagaaagtgcagcctggagtgctgaggggggtgtaaaTTTATGCCTCGTGTCCTCTagggggttaaacaaaaaaaaaaaaataatgaaaaaaataaaatatttctctTGTTGCATTTTTTGGTGTGTTTAGGCCATGACTCCTTTTTCACCAAAGCCACCTCCCATTTAAGTTAGGCCATGCCCTGTCATTGGACCCCCGGTGTTGGCGGTGGACGTGTCTAAAAGGTATGTAAAATTCATAATGTGGcacaagtcatatttggtgttaATTTATGCAAAAAATCTGGGGCtaacagcctcccattgttttcattggGATTCTCCTTGTACTGTGGATATTTAAATCCCCCAAAAAACTTCTGCATAAGAAAAGgtgacctgttgcccatagcaaccaatcagatcgcttctttcatttttcagaggcttatttgaaaatgaaagaagcgatctgattggccacacaggttatgataaatcccctccaatgtctccaaactgtggcccttcagatgttgcaaaactacaactcccagcattcccggacagccaacggctctggggcaccagtttggagaccaccgcttTAAAGTGATAAAGTCCTATATTAACCCTATATTACATATTTAACCCTATATACCCTATAACcttatataccctatataatccTATAAGTCCTATATTACCCTATATACCCTATAACcttatataccctatataatccTATAAGTCCTATATTACCTATAACCTATATTACCCTATATACCCTAAAACCTTATATACCCTTTATAATCCTATAAATCCTATATTACCCTATAACcttatataccctatataatccTATAAGTCCTGTATTACCTATAACCTATATTACCCTATATACCCTAAAACCTTATATACCCTTTATAATCCTATAAATCCTATATTACCCTAAATACCCTATAACCTTATATACCCTATATAAACCTATAAGTCCTATATTACCCTAAATACCCTAAAACCTTATATACCCATTATAATCCTATAAGTCCTATATTACCCTATATACCCTATAACcttatatatcctatataatcCTATAAGTCCTATATTACCTATAACCTATATTACCCTATATACCCTATAACCTTATATACCCTTTATAATCCTATAAGTCCTATATTACCTATAACCCTATATACCTTATATACCCTTTATAATCCTATAAATCCTATATTACCCTAAATACCCTAAAACCTTATATACCCATTATAATCCTATAAGTCCTATATTACCCTATATACCCTATAACCTTATATACCCTTTCTAATCCTATAAGTCCTATATTACTTATAACCCTATATACcttatataccctatataatccTATAAGTCCTATATTACCTATAACCCTATATACcttatataccctatataatccTATAAGTCTTATATTACCTATAACCCTATATACCTTATATACCCTTTATAATCCTATAAGTCCTATATTACCTATAACCCTATATACCTTATATACCCTTTATAATCCTATAAATCCTATATTACCCTAAATACCCTAAAACCTTATATACCCATTATAATCCTATAAATCCTATATTACCCTATATACCCTATAACCTTATATACCCTTTATAATCCTATAAATCCTATATTACCTATAACCCTATATACcttatataccctatataatccTATAAGTCCTATATTACCTATAACCCTATATACCTTATATACCCTTTATAATCCTATAAATCCTATATTACCTATAACCCTATATACcttatataccctatataatccTATAAGTCCTATATTAACATTCTATATTTGACCCAAAGAACAGGACGCAGTTTGATCCGGCTGCATGCAGCATCTTTATTATTGTAATACTCTCTTTACATATTAAGAAAACATTCTGTACAAAATCTCCAGTCCCGTACATCATCTCAAATCTTATCTCACAAAATAGGATTCCGTAAGAAAAAATAcatgctttatttttttattttatttattttaatttttatttttttgaggggATGGGAtgctttattgaatttttttaagttcctttttagGAAAGGCAAAGGCGAtgagatgctgtatatatctaGATACGATGGTTCCTTTATATGGTTTATTCACAATCTACGAAGCGAACGGATGAAATTAAGAATCGTCATTTGCGTTATAAAACAAATGaggattttaatttaatttttttttacatgcagtcCATGATCTGCTTCCAGGTGCTTGATGGGGGGGAAATTTATGTATGTTTTATGGCTGCAACTCGCATTGACCTCATGTTTCGGCTACCCTCCCCAAAGGATAGAGCAGTGGTcaccaatctgcggacctccagatgttgcaaaactacaaatcccagcatgcccggacagccaacggctgtccgggcatgctgggaattgtagttttgcaacatctggaggtccgcaggttgaagaccactgggatagAGCAGTGTTGGATTGCAGGGGTCCGACTGCAGGGAACC is a window encoding:
- the LOC130291873 gene encoding uncharacterized protein LOC130291873 isoform X2, encoding MNVFPALLLFWGLLPGSRATCTTAYGDKIRYCKAFQTDYIEGIEILIFEERDVGRINSTVFSSPNLKSVLSLTLKGSKIHTIESGAFQQFRSLGNMELQDNSLTALSPSWFHDPATLRNLTLANNLIGRLRPEMLQGFSNLERLNLSRNQITSIHSESFLGVSKMLSLDLSYNKISSVQWQTLSPLNGTLRLGGNPWNCSCAHRDFILFLKEMMNASRLSDPTSVTCRYPPDLTGAFVWNVTEMNCSSPGLLPRPEAVFHRVVLPVLFVVLGALFFSMSVWLIFCILTSRCKNKVTNMTDPERPIHRRSENTELHHDLKGRLVTHVQDETLVGSLNRYPQTIEGSERPKVQTVLPPPPPPHQNDGFLHSDLRSSKSEPMGFSIDVNTSVKVQPATELYEQHPIHPAAPDGTVTMQNIEAVGKSDSHGWQWTCTGTSVYGNRDDGRSRETGLLTYIETHIDPMNDSKNVSNTGESRVEESAPSIQRDVSGSNGSPLTFGKKCKTWSTFCVPQDKFTVDPLESLHVPDALNIKVDFKMEPIEGICKREGLEETSSTHQEDSQREASKSLNTLHADVRPCIIGEGQQHKEVASDQSQLEPKEHVSDSRAVGGPCRHQHQELSRKNKTGKPKERSSVSHEKLAREKLWKYHKNCCSEFEPCQTASNVLRRLKTPEKGEQKTTEVTQEPPSDEDLLQETPSLPLLLSEPPESQILANPAISSKKICSSLPNLGVYGVNNPCVNSANSPLREPVDVQDKTRKENISEDLSMCSTDLPVIDLPAGDMESQERPSEASPSKTNLPKVDVLSKGLIKARGGLNDESSAHGSIGQEISPTNSARRRTSVEQGSGPYKPDLQVSNGQVQDLISHNSYSPVLPDISAGGFCDGTIKEDEMSQVLPPSDLELPAINLQTEGPLRNEIHHKMSPGDLHLPIIDDSSGDNTIRQNPLEQELPVNLDDSVSEVQVQSVEKFTDVSPGLPDVHTLHEDWLPNKVDLFTTLINESDPNATLQGDQSLPAMAEPPEDKMLAECKTFKLGKNRTNRKVKSKSCPVLSEMLDIEDQYRNPNFKREMLKSLCGHPDTKNKPDVRHTRNNDMVQPHSTTCENSQEVLSVPMKTMNNGSQESPLSNKEQELSAGGFSDMNTSIETQLAPSGSYSISTQDGDEISEWPNTVDMLKQSSTISLSSKYDILDSSAVPQCEDIGNSTIPYDGHNVNFSICGMDSISDTNALQQNDHTDEDVKYKNTLSPREKYTSEKILQNGRILEEISVRNSLLLSEEQMTNTQRPPQSDILDRAEINDQTMDPTDLIPTLREGESVKLGKTRNNQNVKTKSCPVISTMLNVQDQDRNPNNNRELPKSTCGQPDTKTCLPSEEQKTDAQRPPQSDILDRAEMTDQTLDHVDLIQMSDCDEILTGRKEVQDPSADVHCHQFSLVFNEQKEDPDGHHPPNEATKVQSGQLSVPESKGKTIENEENIESKERIINNIRHNNSLTESYNGNLDMSHVNHIATDQSDDQNNGKSTDMFTCSQQKVQNNYQEDGSARDEDGIKQEHNSYDVEDQKKTSTLCSNLSRSKVVTKKFRKNIGAQKLEANKTFKTGNIIAPRIQDIGQDFKDFVSIRLFPRPFQSVFPVSAKTGCIEERPSVNGAEIISPPHMLSDTLSQTKVTSNDPEEKTMAGAIEYLTYLYARGQRLNISQDSLGFPGRDDKAVDDIRVLANLQFCKVSGGLIADAEIPKTIQEAAEDTNSTFSVPDNPYVPPSKEELKADDELAVLNIMCTLKKSLELSPNYDTDGTDT